Proteins encoded by one window of Lycium barbarum isolate Lr01 chromosome 11, ASM1917538v2, whole genome shotgun sequence:
- the LOC132620218 gene encoding uncharacterized protein LOC132620218: protein MGAPSAATSLIFFSATMSTSKSSFHPAFAVSNIRNHIPVVLEMENAQYGTWAELFRIHVISHRVIHHIIALEKGKQAAPPSDDDKELWSTLDVTVLQWIYSTILNDLLTTILKPGATAMEAWDRLRDIFQDHQNSRAVMLEQEFSTTRMEDFPNASAYCQRLKSISDQLKNVGAPVSNSRLVLHLVSGLTDAFKGVGTQIRHSKPLPPFTEARSSLVLEEREHEM from the exons ATGGGAG CTCCGTCGGCTGCCAcctctctcatttttttttccgCCACCATGTCCACCTCTAAATCATCCTTCCACCCCGCTTTCGCCGTCTCCAACATCCGTAATCATATTCCTGTGGTTCTTGAAATGGAGAATGCACAATACGGCACATGGGCGGAATTGTTTAGGATCCACGTCATATCTCATAGGGTCATACACCATATCATCGCACTAGAGAAAGGAAAGCAGGCAGCCCCTCCCTCCGATGACGACAAAGAACTTTGGTCGACCCTTGATGTGACTGTGCTCCAGTGGATTTATTCCACGATTTTGAATGACCTCCTTACTACTATTCTTAAACCTGGAGCAACGGCCATGGAAGCCTGGGATCGCTTGCGTGATATCTTCCAGGACCATCAAAACTCCCGTGCCGTTATGCTCGAACAAGAGTTTTCTACAACTAGGATGGAAGACTTCCCGAACGCGTCTGCGTATTGTCAGAGGCTCAAGAGCATCTCCGATCAGTTAAAAAATGTGGGGGCTCCGGTTTCCAATTCCCGCCTTGTTCTTCATCTTGTTTCGGGTCTCACCGACGCATTCAAGGGTGTGGGAACGCAGATACGTCACAGCAAACCATTGCCTCCTTTCACCGAGGCGCGCTCCTCACTCGTTCTGGAGGAACGAGAACATGAGATGTAG